The following proteins are co-located in the Marinomonas profundi genome:
- a CDS encoding GNAT family N-acetyltransferase → MIWHCQAFSELSNDTLYGLLKLRSDVFVVEQNCVFPDLDNLDTLPNTQHLFALQDNKVVAYARLLAKDDCYPDHSSIGRVVVAQEKRKDKLGHTLMKQAIAQTLNLWPESPIKIGAQSHLEGFYQAHGFVTVSAPYMEDGIEHYLMTRQAEVKP, encoded by the coding sequence ATGATCTGGCACTGTCAGGCGTTTAGCGAGTTATCCAATGACACTTTATATGGCTTATTAAAGCTCCGCAGTGATGTGTTCGTGGTCGAACAAAACTGTGTTTTTCCAGATTTAGATAATTTAGACACGCTTCCGAATACTCAACACCTGTTTGCCTTACAAGACAACAAGGTGGTCGCCTATGCGAGACTTTTGGCAAAAGATGATTGCTATCCAGATCATAGCAGCATAGGTCGAGTGGTTGTCGCCCAAGAGAAACGCAAAGATAAACTCGGCCATACTCTAATGAAGCAAGCCATTGCACAAACGCTTAACCTTTGGCCAGAGAGTCCGATCAAAATTGGCGCGCAATCTCATCTTGAAGGCTTTTACCAAGCCCATGGTTTTGTCACTGTATCCGCGCCTTACATGGAAGACGGTATAGAGCATTACCTTATGACGCGACAGGCGGAAGTAAAGCCTTAA
- a CDS encoding uracil-DNA glycosylase family protein, translating into MSNNAFSELQGSILACQHCAEALPYSPKPIIQIHPDAKILIAGQAPGQKAHDIGRPFDDLSGDRLREWLGVTKDEFYDEQQVAIVPMGFCFPGNSYHKSGPSAGKKSGDLPPRPECAIKWREAVLSQLTKIELTIVLGAYAQAYHLGQSGNVTEQVKQWQYWLEQGKLVLPHPSPRNNRWLKQNPWFEIDVLPALRSRIKALLPPVAS; encoded by the coding sequence ATGTCCAATAACGCGTTTTCTGAATTGCAGGGCTCTATTTTGGCTTGCCAGCATTGTGCTGAGGCTTTGCCGTACTCTCCCAAGCCTATTATTCAAATTCATCCAGATGCCAAAATCCTGATAGCAGGTCAAGCGCCGGGACAAAAGGCGCATGATATTGGCCGACCATTTGACGATTTAAGCGGTGATCGTTTACGAGAATGGCTTGGCGTTACTAAGGATGAATTCTACGATGAACAGCAAGTCGCGATTGTGCCAATGGGGTTTTGTTTTCCAGGCAATAGCTATCACAAAAGCGGGCCTTCAGCGGGAAAGAAATCAGGCGATTTACCGCCACGTCCAGAATGCGCGATTAAATGGCGAGAGGCCGTGCTTAGCCAACTGACGAAGATTGAATTAACGATTGTTTTGGGCGCTTATGCCCAAGCCTACCACTTAGGCCAATCTGGTAATGTGACCGAGCAGGTTAAGCAATGGCAGTATTGGCTAGAGCAGGGGAAATTAGTCTTGCCTCATCCAAGCCCAAGGAACAATCGTTGGCTCAAGCAAAATCCGTGGTTTGAAATCGATGTCTTGCCAGCGCTCAGGTCGCGGATTAAGGCTTTACTTCCGCCTGTCGCGTCATAA
- a CDS encoding Lrp/AsnC family transcriptional regulator, giving the protein MKEITLDRTDYKIIQALEKDGRLSNTQLAETINLSQSQCLRRLRQLEEMDIISGYRAQVNYQKLGYSVMAWTLVTVSKDIPNARDSVMDFLRQQSAAINVHGVTGDVDLMVEIYAKDMVQFTDLVVKQLYAHADVVSTKSYIRLDTAKQHGSPLDNR; this is encoded by the coding sequence ATGAAAGAAATCACCCTAGACCGCACCGACTATAAAATAATCCAAGCATTGGAAAAAGACGGCCGTCTTAGCAACACCCAGTTGGCGGAGACGATTAATCTGTCGCAGTCTCAATGTTTAAGACGCTTACGTCAGCTAGAAGAAATGGACATCATTAGCGGCTATCGCGCCCAAGTGAACTATCAAAAACTCGGCTACAGTGTGATGGCATGGACCTTAGTCACTGTCAGCAAAGACATACCCAATGCGCGGGACAGTGTGATGGATTTTTTGCGCCAACAAAGCGCCGCCATCAATGTACATGGCGTGACCGGAGACGTGGATTTAATGGTAGAGATCTATGCCAAAGACATGGTGCAATTCACCGATTTAGTGGTTAAACAGCTTTATGCCCACGCCGATGTCGTCAGCACAAAATCCTATATTCGGCTAGACACCGCCAAACAACACGGCAGCCCGCTAGACAATAGATAA
- a CDS encoding glutathione S-transferase N-terminal domain-containing protein, producing MKFFIKLIRNLLGVIIATADVLTRGTKLKRTPEKQQQVNAEAKELSLYQFFACPFCIKTRRAMYKLNLPIETRSASEGSPHRDVLLQGGGKVKVPCLRIEKEGNVEWLYESSDIIRYLETRFA from the coding sequence ATGAAATTCTTTATTAAACTGATCCGTAACCTTTTAGGCGTCATCATTGCGACAGCCGATGTCCTCACTCGTGGCACCAAGCTAAAACGAACACCCGAAAAACAACAGCAGGTAAACGCTGAAGCCAAAGAGCTATCTCTTTACCAATTTTTTGCTTGCCCTTTCTGCATCAAAACCCGCAGAGCCATGTACAAACTCAACTTACCCATTGAAACACGCAGCGCTTCTGAAGGTTCACCTCACCGTGATGTATTATTACAAGGCGGTGGCAAGGTTAAAGTGCCATGCTTGCGCATTGAAAAAGAAGGTAACGTCGAATGGTTATATGAGTCATCAGACATCATCCGTTACCTTGAAACACGCTTTGCTTAA
- a CDS encoding RSP_7527 family protein — translation MKDNQSIAELLKNVNTAYLTDAEKYETLARAERAEYIVSGIASAVKAVKKAVVKLKSALVSSPAQHA, via the coding sequence ATGAAAGACAATCAATCTATCGCAGAATTACTAAAAAACGTTAACACTGCTTACCTAACAGATGCAGAAAAATACGAAACACTGGCTCGTGCTGAACGCGCTGAATACATTGTTTCTGGTATTGCTTCTGCTGTTAAAGCGGTTAAAAAAGCAGTCGTTAAATTGAAATCAGCCTTAGTTTCTTCTCCTGCTCAACACGCTTAA
- the mdoH gene encoding glucans biosynthesis glucosyltransferase MdoH, translated as MMLVKDSATPLALPQTSPLEMPRHSVNEAPQARKKRVQGFALTTVLARAFVLLLTVGLSWYGATEMYDVLNTNAVAGLQWAFLVLFCINFTWISFAFSQATLGLVFQLWPFSRRRKEQAVEGVTAILLPVYNEDPLRIRANIQAMHEDLMQQAPGKFAFFILSDTNKADAWIAEEQAFQPLLNDDAADCPIYYRRRHKNVERKAGNIAQWVTGYGGDYECMIVLDADSLMGADCLISLTRRMAAEPGLGLIQTLPTIIRANTLYSRIQQFANHCFGPIYASGLAAWHGYSSNFWGHNAIIRTKAFAEACGLPMLEGKAPFGGHVMSHDFMEAALLRRAGWGVRFDTDLKASYEEAPPSLVDVIVRDRRWCQGNLQHKAFVFAKGFHFATRLHLMSGIMSYLSAVFWLMLIVVGFALAVQAYFVRPEYFANPSLFPTWPVFDFEKARSLFILSMALVLAPKVYGWLAAMLNIRRCMQFGGPILLTLSTLVETVLSALYAPILMLSQFQVVYDVFKGRDSGWKPQSRDDGATSWKVAARAHCSHTLLGLGLAGGALFLSEELFYWSLPISFGLILSIPLSWLSGGAKRGNVIRYLGLMRAPEEKRPHPIVAMQHRHSLRQKGLNFDASLSSLKRLVSDSTLFYWHLAQMPIDEPNKAFCRAWICAEWQILNSDNIQNLLDHLSEKECLAILEHRELMSVMQKYLPKGERITARGERLAEV; from the coding sequence ATGATGTTAGTAAAAGACAGCGCGACACCATTAGCCCTGCCGCAGACTTCCCCTTTGGAGATGCCGCGCCATAGTGTTAATGAAGCCCCTCAAGCACGTAAGAAAAGAGTGCAAGGCTTTGCACTCACCACTGTTTTGGCACGAGCTTTCGTTTTATTGCTGACCGTTGGATTGTCTTGGTACGGCGCCACTGAAATGTATGATGTGCTGAATACCAATGCGGTTGCTGGCTTACAGTGGGCATTTTTGGTGTTATTTTGCATCAACTTCACGTGGATTTCCTTTGCCTTTTCGCAAGCAACGCTGGGGTTGGTTTTTCAGTTATGGCCGTTTTCTCGTCGACGAAAAGAGCAAGCAGTAGAAGGAGTTACTGCGATTTTATTGCCTGTTTACAACGAAGACCCTTTGCGTATTCGCGCCAATATCCAAGCGATGCACGAAGATTTGATGCAGCAAGCGCCGGGCAAATTCGCTTTTTTCATTCTGAGTGACACCAACAAAGCCGATGCGTGGATTGCCGAGGAACAAGCTTTTCAGCCTCTGCTGAATGACGATGCCGCAGATTGTCCTATTTATTACCGTCGACGCCATAAAAATGTCGAGCGCAAAGCCGGTAACATTGCACAATGGGTGACAGGTTATGGTGGTGACTATGAATGCATGATTGTGTTGGATGCCGACAGTTTGATGGGCGCGGATTGCTTGATTTCCCTAACGCGTCGGATGGCGGCCGAACCCGGTTTAGGTTTGATTCAAACCTTGCCAACCATTATTCGTGCGAACACCTTGTACAGTCGTATTCAGCAGTTTGCTAACCATTGTTTTGGTCCTATTTATGCTTCCGGTTTGGCGGCGTGGCACGGTTATTCTTCCAACTTTTGGGGGCATAACGCCATTATTCGCACCAAGGCTTTTGCTGAAGCCTGCGGTTTGCCCATGTTAGAAGGTAAAGCGCCTTTTGGTGGCCATGTGATGAGCCATGACTTTATGGAGGCCGCCTTATTGCGTCGTGCTGGTTGGGGCGTGCGCTTTGATACCGATCTAAAAGCCTCTTACGAAGAAGCGCCGCCGTCGCTGGTGGACGTGATTGTTCGAGATCGTCGTTGGTGTCAGGGTAACTTACAGCATAAGGCCTTCGTGTTTGCCAAAGGCTTTCATTTTGCCACCCGCTTGCATTTGATGTCTGGCATCATGTCGTATCTGAGTGCTGTTTTTTGGTTGATGTTGATTGTCGTGGGTTTTGCTTTGGCGGTACAGGCGTACTTTGTTCGCCCTGAATATTTTGCCAATCCATCGTTATTCCCAACTTGGCCAGTGTTTGATTTTGAAAAAGCACGCTCTTTGTTCATCCTATCCATGGCGCTGGTGTTGGCACCAAAAGTCTATGGATGGTTGGCTGCTATGTTGAATATTCGCCGCTGCATGCAATTTGGTGGGCCGATACTACTGACCTTAAGCACCTTGGTAGAAACTGTGTTGTCGGCTTTGTATGCGCCTATTTTGATGCTGTCTCAGTTTCAAGTGGTTTACGATGTGTTTAAAGGCCGAGACAGCGGTTGGAAACCTCAATCCCGTGATGATGGCGCAACCTCATGGAAAGTCGCTGCTCGTGCCCATTGTAGCCATACTTTATTAGGCTTAGGTTTGGCGGGTGGCGCATTGTTTCTAAGTGAGGAATTGTTTTACTGGTCTTTACCGATTAGCTTTGGTTTGATTCTGTCTATTCCATTGTCATGGCTCAGTGGGGGCGCCAAACGCGGTAATGTGATTCGTTACTTAGGTTTGATGCGTGCGCCTGAAGAGAAGCGTCCACACCCGATTGTTGCCATGCAGCATCGTCATAGTCTTAGGCAAAAGGGATTGAATTTCGATGCGTCTTTATCATCCCTTAAACGCCTAGTATCAGACTCAACACTGTTTTATTGGCACCTAGCGCAAATGCCAATAGATGAGCCAAATAAAGCGTTTTGTCGTGCATGGATTTGTGCCGAATGGCAAATCCTCAACAGCGACAACATTCAAAACCTGCTTGATCACCTCAGTGAAAAAGAATGCCTTGCGATACTGGAGCATCGCGAATTGATGAGTGTCATGCAGAAGTATTTACCCAAAGGCGAGCGTATTACTGCGCGTGGTGAAAGATTGGCTGAGGTTTAG
- a CDS encoding DOPA 4,5-dioxygenase family protein encodes MNQLPFYGDIKAFHAHLYYTDEAGVEMAKQVAEQAAELFDIRVGRFHQKPVGPHPVWSCQLSFAAETFGQIIPWLMLNRQALDVFVHPLTGNEYVDHTQGVSWLGQSYELDISQFMPNKPV; translated from the coding sequence ATGAATCAACTTCCTTTTTATGGTGATATCAAAGCCTTTCATGCGCATCTTTATTACACCGATGAGGCCGGTGTTGAAATGGCAAAGCAGGTGGCAGAGCAAGCCGCTGAATTGTTTGATATTCGTGTTGGGCGCTTTCATCAAAAGCCCGTAGGGCCACATCCGGTTTGGAGTTGCCAATTGTCGTTTGCAGCAGAAACGTTTGGCCAGATTATTCCCTGGCTGATGTTAAATCGCCAAGCGTTAGATGTGTTTGTTCACCCGCTAACAGGCAATGAGTATGTTGATCATACACAAGGCGTTAGCTGGTTAGGGCAGTCTTATGAGTTGGATATTTCGCAGTTTATGCCCAACAAGCCGGTGTGA
- a CDS encoding FKBP-type peptidyl-prolyl cis-trans isomerase: protein MQITENAVVSMHYTLTDEQGQELDSSVGQEPLVFLSGAQNIIDGLDKALQGKAAGDKLAVSVEPEDGYGAVHEELIQKVPAENFQGVDDIQVGMQFMAQTPGGQQPVTVVGVEEDGIMLDGNHPLAGKTLNFDVEIIDVREALAEELEHGHVHGAGGHQH, encoded by the coding sequence ATGCAAATTACTGAAAACGCCGTTGTTAGCATGCACTACACCTTGACTGACGAACAGGGCCAAGAGCTAGACTCTTCTGTTGGTCAAGAGCCTTTAGTATTTTTAAGCGGTGCACAAAACATCATTGATGGCCTAGACAAGGCGCTTCAAGGTAAAGCCGCAGGCGACAAGCTTGCTGTTTCTGTTGAGCCTGAAGATGGCTACGGTGCGGTTCATGAAGAACTGATTCAAAAAGTACCGGCTGAAAACTTCCAAGGTGTCGATGATATTCAAGTTGGCATGCAATTTATGGCTCAAACGCCTGGCGGTCAACAACCCGTGACGGTTGTGGGTGTAGAAGAAGATGGCATTATGCTTGATGGTAACCATCCTTTGGCAGGTAAAACATTGAACTTTGACGTTGAAATCATCGATGTTCGTGAAGCGTTGGCTGAAGAGCTAGAGCATGGTCATGTACACGGCGCTGGTGGTCATCAGCACTAA
- a CDS encoding glucan biosynthesis protein G, which produces MKELSLRSLCAYLPCLRAKPLLFVRWSFLVSLMINAVNYAQAIEPSIGVDMTAVPESTQTEEVSKEYAFSHQTVINLAQTLSTSLMKPAEKAPQSLIDMDYPTYRKINFQQNQAVWGNTPTKFSVQLFAPGFLFKDLVSIDVVENGHAFPLNVSPDSFSTPNTEIGQLISLVGKYAGLRLHYPINRDDYNDEFVVFQGASYFRAVSKGQSYGLSARGLAMNVAQPKGEEFPMFKQFWIERPSSSQDAIVVHALLDSKSITGAYRFGIYPGKPTRIDVKATLFPREDIEHIGIAPLTSMFMHNSALDASDVLDYRPAVHDSDGLQILTGKNEMLWRPLNNPKTLEVSAFSDASPKGFGLIQRQRSFEDYQDLEASYHTRPSAWIKPINDWGAGHVELVEIPSNAETNDNIVAYWQPKEGLKKGQSYSYQYLMTWSNDTPVSLDLPRVVRSAKGVKLFTTRPEVVIDYNKMPDVNVDDLTIDASISNGKILEAIAVKNPHNNGVRVYVSFDPQDASLAELRVQLKQGDSAVAPTWLYRWIKE; this is translated from the coding sequence ATGAAAGAGCTTTCTTTAAGATCCTTGTGTGCCTATTTACCTTGCCTTCGAGCCAAGCCACTGTTGTTTGTCCGATGGTCTTTTCTAGTGTCATTGATGATCAATGCTGTCAATTATGCGCAGGCGATAGAGCCCAGTATTGGCGTCGATATGACGGCGGTGCCTGAAAGTACACAGACAGAAGAGGTATCAAAAGAATATGCTTTTTCGCATCAAACGGTCATCAATTTGGCGCAAACATTATCCACATCTTTGATGAAACCCGCCGAAAAAGCGCCCCAGTCTTTGATTGATATGGATTATCCGACCTATCGAAAAATTAACTTTCAGCAAAACCAAGCGGTTTGGGGCAATACGCCGACTAAATTTTCAGTACAGTTGTTTGCACCGGGGTTTTTGTTTAAAGATCTCGTCTCCATCGATGTGGTCGAGAATGGCCATGCTTTCCCATTAAATGTCTCACCTGACTCCTTTTCAACCCCCAATACCGAAATAGGTCAACTGATTTCTTTGGTTGGAAAATACGCTGGTTTGCGTTTGCATTACCCTATTAATCGGGACGATTACAACGATGAGTTTGTGGTGTTTCAAGGCGCTAGCTATTTTAGAGCAGTCTCTAAAGGCCAGTCTTATGGGTTGTCGGCTCGGGGGTTAGCAATGAATGTGGCGCAACCGAAAGGCGAAGAATTTCCGATGTTTAAGCAATTCTGGATTGAGCGCCCATCATCAAGCCAAGACGCCATTGTTGTGCACGCTTTGTTAGACAGTAAGAGCATCACGGGGGCGTACCGCTTTGGTATTTACCCTGGAAAGCCAACGCGTATTGATGTGAAAGCCACGCTGTTTCCACGAGAGGACATTGAACACATCGGCATTGCGCCGCTGACGTCCATGTTTATGCACAACAGTGCATTGGACGCCTCAGATGTTCTCGATTATCGTCCAGCCGTTCATGATTCGGATGGTTTGCAAATTTTAACAGGCAAGAATGAGATGCTTTGGCGCCCATTAAATAATCCAAAAACATTAGAAGTCAGTGCCTTTAGTGATGCTTCTCCTAAAGGTTTTGGCTTAATTCAGCGTCAGCGCAGTTTTGAAGACTACCAAGACCTAGAGGCCAGTTATCACACGCGTCCTTCTGCTTGGATAAAGCCAATAAATGATTGGGGCGCTGGGCATGTTGAGCTGGTGGAAATTCCTTCCAATGCAGAGACAAACGACAACATTGTGGCTTATTGGCAGCCGAAAGAGGGTCTTAAAAAGGGGCAATCTTATAGCTATCAATATTTGATGACCTGGTCTAACGATACGCCTGTGTCTTTGGATTTGCCTCGTGTTGTTCGCAGTGCGAAAGGCGTGAAGTTGTTTACAACTCGCCCAGAAGTGGTGATCGATTACAATAAAATGCCCGATGTGAATGTTGATGATCTGACTATTGATGCCAGCATTAGTAACGGGAAAATACTCGAAGCGATAGCGGTCAAAAATCCTCATAATAATGGTGTGCGAGTGTACGTTTCTTTTGATCCACAAGACGCCAGCTTGGCTGAGTTAAGGGTTCAACTGAAACAGGGTGACAGCGCCGTTGCGCCGACTTGGCTGTATCGTTGGATTAAGGAGTAA
- a CDS encoding aminotransferase class V-fold PLP-dependent enzyme: MAVSLDLAFVRSQFPAFKEPSLADQAFFDNAGGSYACQAVIDHLNQYYRETKLQPYHLHPAAQKAGAQMDLAYQRLASYLNVKTSEVHLGPSSSQNTYVLAQAFGKILKAGDEIIVTNQDHEANIGVWRALEARGIVIKEWQVDAQTGSLDIGELEALFTKRTKLLAFTHCSNIVAEINPVAEICARAKAAGVATVVDGVSFAGHGLPDVDALGADIYLFSLYKAYGTHLGVMVIRDAMADKLGNQAHYFNKAYRQKWFVPAGPDHAQVAASRGVLDYFDALHDHHFETTDSTTEKAQRVRGLLHDAEQVLLSKLLSFVNQHPKLSLLGPSDPAKRAATVSIIPKGQTSQELAQKLVDQGIICGAGHFYAVRLLDAMGVDANTGVVRLSFVHYTSAEEIDQLIQALEYSL; encoded by the coding sequence ATGGCTGTGTCATTAGATTTGGCGTTTGTTCGCTCTCAATTCCCCGCGTTTAAAGAGCCGTCTTTGGCGGATCAGGCGTTTTTTGATAATGCCGGTGGTTCTTACGCTTGTCAGGCGGTGATTGATCACTTAAACCAGTACTATCGAGAAACCAAACTGCAGCCTTATCACCTTCACCCAGCGGCGCAAAAAGCCGGTGCCCAGATGGATTTAGCCTATCAGCGTTTGGCGTCTTATTTGAACGTGAAAACCAGCGAAGTGCACCTTGGGCCTTCCTCTTCGCAGAATACTTATGTCTTGGCGCAAGCCTTCGGCAAGATACTAAAAGCAGGCGATGAGATCATAGTGACCAACCAAGATCACGAGGCAAACATTGGTGTTTGGCGGGCATTGGAGGCTCGTGGCATCGTCATCAAAGAGTGGCAAGTGGATGCGCAGACAGGCTCGTTAGATATTGGCGAGTTAGAGGCGCTCTTTACCAAACGAACCAAGCTTTTGGCCTTTACGCATTGTTCTAATATTGTGGCAGAGATTAATCCTGTCGCCGAGATCTGCGCCCGCGCCAAAGCCGCTGGTGTGGCAACGGTGGTGGATGGCGTGTCCTTCGCGGGTCATGGTTTGCCAGATGTGGACGCACTTGGCGCGGATATCTATTTATTTTCGCTTTATAAAGCCTACGGAACGCATCTTGGTGTCATGGTTATTCGTGATGCTATGGCGGATAAATTGGGTAATCAGGCGCATTATTTTAATAAAGCGTATCGCCAAAAATGGTTTGTGCCAGCGGGGCCAGATCATGCCCAAGTAGCGGCGAGTCGTGGCGTGTTGGATTATTTTGATGCGTTGCACGATCATCACTTTGAAACCACGGACTCTACGACAGAAAAAGCTCAGCGCGTACGAGGCTTGCTGCACGATGCTGAACAAGTTTTATTGTCTAAGCTGCTTAGCTTTGTTAATCAGCACCCGAAACTGAGCTTGCTGGGGCCATCCGATCCGGCAAAAAGAGCAGCGACTGTGTCTATTATTCCTAAAGGGCAAACATCTCAGGAGCTGGCACAGAAATTAGTCGATCAAGGCATTATTTGTGGGGCAGGGCACTTTTATGCGGTGCGTTTGTTAGACGCCATGGGTGTGGACGCAAACACAGGCGTGGTACGTTTGTCATTTGTTCACTATACCAGTGCCGAAGAAATAGATCAGTTAATACAAGCTTTGGAGTACTCACTCTAG